The following are encoded in a window of Alphaproteobacteria bacterium genomic DNA:
- a CDS encoding OsmC family protein, producing the protein MATVTLDSDSGFVQHLHARSHAFGADEPRDNGGTDTGPNPYELLLGALIACTSLTARMYADRKGWDLGRIEVRGHFGRDADGSERIERHIRFGATLSAEQAARVAEIMEKTPVTKTLRRSMPIATTYG; encoded by the coding sequence ATGGCGACAGTGACTCTCGACAGCGACAGCGGCTTCGTGCAGCACCTTCACGCGCGCTCGCACGCGTTCGGCGCCGACGAGCCGCGCGACAACGGCGGCACGGATACCGGCCCCAACCCCTACGAGCTGCTGCTGGGCGCGCTGATCGCCTGCACATCGCTGACCGCGCGCATGTACGCCGACCGCAAGGGCTGGGACCTCGGCCGCATCGAGGTGAGGGGTCATTTCGGCCGCGACGCCGATGGCAGCGAGCGCATCGAGCGCCATATCAGGTTCGGCGCGACGCTGTCGGCCGAGCAGGCCGCCCGCGTGGCCGAGATCATGGAGAAGACGCCGGTGACCAAGACGCTCAGGCGCAGCATGCCGATCGCGACGACCTATGGCTGA